The window GCGTATCGAAGGTAATGGTCGCCGGGTCGCCTTCCTTGACTTGGGCGCCGCTCAGTCCGCCCTGGGGCAGCAATCCGCCTGGGCCGAGCCCGTTTGGCACCGGGCTAGCGCCCTGCTTCGCCAAGGCACGTGCCGCGTCTTGACCTCGGCGCATGTTCTGGATGGCCTGCGAGGCACGGCCCAGTGCATCGATCGAGCTCTTCGAAGCGGCCGCCGCCTGTGCCGCCGCTTCGCTTGCCGCCGCATTTGCGGGTGGCCGCGCTCCGCTTCCTCCCAACAGATCTACCGCCCATGCCGATGGGCCTGCTGCGGCACAAATCCCGGCCAGGAAGACACTTGCCAACATCTTCGTGCACAGCGGGCCGGCAGGGAACGAGCCGGACTTCAATGGAAAAGCAGACATCAATCCCCCTCAGGCATCGACGGACGCGTCGACCGGCACCGGCAGACCGATGTCGCGCCTCGCAACCACTCGAAAGGTTGACCGATGCCGAGGAGCCGATCCGACATGGCACTTGGATTTTTCCGTCGTTGCTGGGCTTTCAGATCACGACGACGATGCCGCCGGGGAACGTCTGGATCTTCACCCCGAAGACCGCCTGCAACCTGGGAACAACCTCGTCCATGCGATCAATCCGAAACGTAGCGAGCACCGGCCGGCGCCCGAGAGCCTCGTTCATCAGGACGATTTTGCCGGATCGGTAGCGGTTGACTTCTTCAATTACGCGAGCGAGCGGGTCGTTGCGGAAGACCAATAGGCCCCGTTCCCAGGCGGATACTGCGTCCGTGTCGACGTTGACGGCGTCACCCATGCTCTGTGTGTTGTAGGCGACCTGTTGGCCCGATCGCAGCGCCGAGGAGCGATGTGGGTGCTTGATCTCGAGTTCGCCGTCGAGGCACGTGACGCAAACCGTGCCCCCGTCATGTCGAACATTGAAGCGAGCGTGCGTTGCCGTGGTCTGCCCCTCGCCAGCGACGACAACCAGTGGCTTAGCGCTCAAGTTATTCGTGGCGGCTGCCAACTCGCCCGAGATCAGCTCGATCCGTTCAGCGTCGACCGTTCCGCCGCGCGAGGAGAGCGCAGAGACACTGGTCCGCGTGTTCAATTTCAGCCAAATGTCCCCCGTCAGAGGGATTTGCCGCTGCTGACCGATGCCCGTTCGATAGTCCGCGCTCAACTCCGCCAGGGAGGGCCATAGCTCAAACGGAGGGCGCACGACCGTGTAGGCAGCAGCTGCGGCAATCGCGCCACCAAGGAACGCGCGCCGGCCCAGGTGAGCGGGGTGTCGCCCGCTGTCTTGTGAGGACGATGTCGTCGCTGCGGGCCCGTCCCGCGCTGATATGGCGGTCGCAGGCTGCAACTTGGTCCAGAGCAGATTAGCCTCGGCAAATGCTTGTCGATGCGCAACGCTCGTAAGCCGCCAGCGATTGAGCGCCACTGCGTCCGCCTCCGTCGCCTCGCCTGACGTCAGTCGCAACACCCAACGTTGCGCCTCGTGCTTTAAGGCCTCGATCTCCGCACTCGAGTGATTGGGATCAGTCATCGCTTGCCTTCGGCCGCTTAGTCGGCGCCTGAGAACTCTCTATTGCTTCGACTGTCTTCGCGCCGTTGTGCCGAACGGCGCGCGTATGCCTGCCGAGCCGCTCTGCGCAGTGCTCGAGAGCTCTCTTCAGCTCACGTTCCACCATGCGCGTCGAGATGCCGTGGCGCGCCGCGATCAGCTTGTGGGGCAGCTCATCCAGCCGCGACGCGATGAAGATGGCGCGGCAGCGCGCGGGCAGCTCATCGAGCGCGCGCGACAATTCAGCGATCTCGGCGCGGGATTCGGCTATGCGTGCGGGGTCGATCTGGTCGTCATCGAGATGGCGCAGAGACTCGATTTCTGACAGCGCCAGCCGCCGGCGATCGCCGTCGCGGCGATCCGCCGCCACGTTGAGCGCCACACGAAACAGGTAGGCATCCGGCCGGTCGAGGACGCCAGGATGACCCGGCCGCTCGAGGCGCAACCACGTTTCCTGCAACGCTTCGGCCGCCAGATCCATCGAGCCCAGCCGTCGCGCAAGGCGAAGCTTGAATTCGGTGTATCGCTCGACGAGCATGGCGCGCAGCGTCGCCCACGTTGCTTCCGTCATGGCGGCGGACCGCCTGCGCCGCACCCCGCCGCGTCACTACGATTGGGAAGCACCATCATCGTCGTCGGCTGCGGCATATCGGACGGCGGGGACTCGCCGACGACCACCGTACTGAGCAACCTGACGAGCGCGGCATCGCGTTTGCCATCCGTTGTGCTGCCGAGCAGGCTCACCTGCGTCACCCTTCCCGTTGGGGCAACCCAGAGGCGCGCGGCGATCCGGTAGCGACCGGGGCGCGTTCTCTCCAGCCGGCAGAGCGCTCGCGTCACGGCGGCCTGCAACGCAGCAGAATACTTGGGAAATCGGGGGACGCGCGTAGCGGGCGCCGCAGACGGGGCTACAACGGGGACCAAGGTAAAGGCACGAACGCCGGTATTGCGCGGCGAGAGGCCGGTCCCGGAGAGCAAGACGTGCAGCGCTTCTTCGGCGGGGAGGACGCCGCGCACTGCGCCTGCGCGCCGATGTTCGAGCATGTCGCCCGGAACCAGGATCTCGATGCCGGTTGCGGTGCTATAAGCGTATAGGGCATTGGCGAGTGGCTGACTCGGGATGTCAAAACTGATCGCCGGCGCCGCCGCTGAATCCAAGGATTGTGCGTTTGAAGCGGCAGTGGCCGCTGATGCGGCTAAGACCGCAGCCGCCACATAGCCAAGCTGAAAGCTGAGCACAACTCTCTCAATCCGGTTCGGCTTGGTGTCTTGCGCCGACCACCTGCCGCGCGCACGCACTGCGTGAGCCCGACGTGATCGACCATGACAGGCATCCCCACTGGGGACGCTAGCGGCGACACATTACAGATTGACGACATGTGTTTGGTCCCGACGCTGCTGTTGCGTGACAGCAGCGTATCGAGAACTGCCATCAGCCAATGTCCGACTGTGCCCGCGCTTCAAGGCGGGCTAAGCGGCGGGGTGAACGTTCGCGAGGGGCGGTAGGGCACGGCCGAGTTTCCGAAGTTGGGGCCGTACTGCTGCTTGACGGCCGGCGCGTTGACGATGCCGAGGTGAATATCCTGCGAGGTGGCGTCGACGGGCGGCAGGTTTTTGACCGGCGCGACCTTCTCGGCGTCGCGCTTGAGCTTGCGATTGATGCAGTCGAGGGCCTTGGCGCCGCCGATCTCGACCTCGACGCAGCTCTCGACGTCGTCGGTGTCCGGGGTGCCGGCCGTCAACGCGCCGGGCGCGGGCGGCAGATCGCCAGCCGGAACGTTGGCGGAGGGCGTCTGCTGCGCGAGGAGAACGCCACCCGAGCACGCAATCAGGAGGAAAGTGATCATCAGTCGTCGCATGGACGGTCTCCTTCGGAGAAGGCGCATGAACAAGCGAGTGAGAGACTACTGACGCGGTGTCAGCGACAGCATGAGCCGCACGGGTTGTAGCATGTCGGCAGGGGGCGCACCCGGCGTCGCGCGGCTCAGCAACGTTTTGAGATCTGCGCTCGCCTGCTCGGTCGGCAGCGGCTGGAAGGAAATGCGGTCGACGTCTCCCACGCCGCCAACCCAGACGCTCACCAATACGCGCAGCGGGGCTTGGTCGGGGGAGCTGGCGCGCAGCGTTTCGAGCGTTGCCTGCAGCCGGCGGGCAGTCTCATCGTCCGCTTGTAAGGTCTTCTCGCACTCGGCCTTGAGGCGCGCGGAAAATTCACGCCAGGCCAAGGGCGCTTCGGCGGCGCTTTTTGACGGCTGCTGGGGCATCGCCGGCCCATACCCGGCGGCCAGTATGGCCGACGCCAACGTGTAGGTCACCCACTGCGCGTACGCGCCACCCGATCGGTCACGCCGTTTCATTGTCGTCGGCCTGTGTTTGTTGTGGAAACTAAGAGAGCGGCCGCGCGGGTCAAGCGAGAGTGCTCGGCCCGCGCAGCTGCTCCGTCGTCACTGCGAGGCGGACGGTGCGTTCGCCCCACCTAGCAGCTTGCCGAGCGACAGCTCGTTGATGACAGGAGCGTCCTGCTTCAACAGGCCGGCGACATAGGCGCGGCGGTTGATCACCGCCTGCTCCTCGCGCATGCGCTGCGTAAGAGCCTCGCGCACTTCCGCGAGTTCAAGGGTGCGAGGTTCCTTGACATCCAGCAGCTTGATAATTTGCCAGCCGT of the Hyphomicrobium album genome contains:
- a CDS encoding FecR family protein, whose protein sequence is MTDPNHSSAEIEALKHEAQRWVLRLTSGEATEADAVALNRWRLTSVAHRQAFAEANLLWTKLQPATAISARDGPAATTSSSQDSGRHPAHLGRRAFLGGAIAAAAAYTVVRPPFELWPSLAELSADYRTGIGQQRQIPLTGDIWLKLNTRTSVSALSSRGGTVDAERIELISGELAAATNNLSAKPLVVVAGEGQTTATHARFNVRHDGGTVCVTCLDGELEIKHPHRSSALRSGQQVAYNTQSMGDAVNVDTDAVSAWERGLLVFRNDPLARVIEEVNRYRSGKIVLMNEALGRRPVLATFRIDRMDEVVPRLQAVFGVKIQTFPGGIVVVI
- a CDS encoding RNA polymerase sigma factor, with product MTEATWATLRAMLVERYTEFKLRLARRLGSMDLAAEALQETWLRLERPGHPGVLDRPDAYLFRVALNVAADRRDGDRRRLALSEIESLRHLDDDQIDPARIAESRAEIAELSRALDELPARCRAIFIASRLDELPHKLIAARHGISTRMVERELKRALEHCAERLGRHTRAVRHNGAKTVEAIESSQAPTKRPKASDD
- a CDS encoding STN domain-containing protein — translated: MLSFQLGYVAAAVLAASAATAASNAQSLDSAAAPAISFDIPSQPLANALYAYSTATGIEILVPGDMLEHRRAGAVRGVLPAEEALHVLLSGTGLSPRNTGVRAFTLVPVVAPSAAPATRVPRFPKYSAALQAAVTRALCRLERTRPGRYRIAARLWVAPTGRVTQVSLLGSTTDGKRDAALVRLLSTVVVGESPPSDMPQPTTMMVLPNRSDAAGCGAGGPPP